From Aristaeella lactis, the proteins below share one genomic window:
- the ftsH gene encoding ATP-dependent zinc metalloprotease FtsH, translating into MNRKPSRGIIGYVVLLSTLLLIAILLNGGLNQTVSRRIEYPQLLEMIKEGKVARVAVRNNSLVGLTNSTTVLRDDFPERNYDFETTIGSDFLETARQIEANKKGVSLDQMTVDQLSFDLEYRAPVVVPWWYDLLPYLIMLGIFAAIWFVMIRSQAGGGGKVMSFGKSRARMQDPTKNKVTFADVAGADEEKEELQEMVDFLKNPRNYTELGARIPKGVLLVGPPGTGKTLLAKAVAGEAGVPFFSISGSDFVEMFVGVGASRVRDLFDQAKKVAPAIVFIDEIDAVGRHRGAGLGGGHDEREQTLNQLLVEMDGFAVNEGIIVMAATNRRDILDPALMRPGRFDRQVTVNYPDQNGRVAILKVHSKGKKLDEHVDLDNIAKRMPYATGADLEKVMNEAAILAARARKKKIDQQLLIDAIARVQMGPEKKSHKVNEKDRRMVAIHEGGHAIIGHLLEGCDEVHLITIVPRGQAAGHTLALPAEEHDNMSRSQLLDQITMMLGGHAAEEVGLGEIYTGSSSDLKRATEICRKMVTQFGMSDNIGTIYLGSDQEVFVGMEFGQSREYSEEIAAKIDREVADILAKCYEKAKKILTDHSDRLETLTQALLEQETLNRAEFVELMETGKIPEGTKEDKPRTAAEIIAESTEAQQEIAEEAKKDEMTEAEISTAETTEDTATETTEA; encoded by the coding sequence TTGAACAGAAAACCATCCAGAGGCATCATCGGATACGTTGTGCTGCTTTCAACGCTGCTGCTGATCGCTATCCTGCTGAACGGCGGGCTTAACCAGACGGTCAGCCGCAGGATCGAATATCCCCAGCTGCTGGAGATGATCAAGGAAGGCAAGGTGGCCCGTGTTGCTGTGCGCAACAACTCCCTTGTCGGCCTGACGAACTCCACCACTGTGCTGAGGGATGATTTCCCGGAACGGAACTATGACTTTGAAACCACGATCGGTTCTGATTTCCTGGAAACAGCACGGCAGATCGAGGCGAATAAAAAAGGCGTCAGCCTTGACCAGATGACGGTGGACCAGCTGTCCTTTGACCTGGAATACCGCGCGCCTGTTGTGGTGCCCTGGTGGTATGACCTGCTGCCTTACCTGATCATGCTCGGCATTTTTGCCGCGATCTGGTTCGTGATGATCCGGTCCCAGGCTGGCGGCGGCGGAAAGGTGATGTCTTTCGGCAAGAGCCGCGCGCGGATGCAGGATCCGACCAAGAACAAGGTAACTTTCGCGGACGTTGCCGGCGCGGATGAGGAAAAGGAAGAACTGCAGGAAATGGTGGACTTCCTTAAGAATCCCCGCAACTATACGGAACTGGGCGCGCGCATTCCCAAGGGTGTGCTGCTTGTGGGACCTCCCGGAACAGGTAAAACCCTGCTGGCCAAGGCGGTTGCCGGAGAAGCGGGCGTACCCTTCTTCTCCATCAGCGGCAGCGACTTTGTGGAAATGTTTGTCGGGGTAGGCGCCAGCCGTGTTCGCGACCTGTTTGACCAGGCCAAGAAAGTGGCTCCGGCCATTGTTTTCATTGATGAAATCGACGCGGTTGGACGCCATCGCGGCGCCGGACTGGGCGGCGGACATGACGAACGTGAACAGACCCTGAACCAGCTGCTGGTTGAAATGGACGGTTTTGCGGTGAACGAAGGCATCATTGTGATGGCTGCCACCAACCGCAGGGACATCCTGGATCCGGCGCTGATGCGTCCCGGACGTTTTGACCGCCAGGTGACCGTAAACTATCCGGACCAGAACGGACGCGTCGCGATCCTGAAGGTTCACAGCAAGGGCAAGAAGCTGGACGAGCATGTGGACCTGGACAATATCGCCAAGCGGATGCCTTACGCGACCGGTGCTGACCTTGAAAAAGTCATGAACGAGGCCGCCATCCTGGCTGCCCGTGCCCGGAAGAAAAAGATCGACCAGCAGCTGCTGATCGACGCTATCGCGCGGGTTCAGATGGGTCCTGAAAAGAAGAGCCACAAGGTAAACGAAAAAGACCGCAGGATGGTAGCCATCCATGAAGGCGGACACGCGATCATCGGACACCTGCTGGAAGGCTGCGATGAAGTCCACCTGATCACCATTGTGCCCCGCGGACAGGCCGCGGGCCATACCCTGGCACTGCCGGCGGAAGAGCATGACAATATGAGCCGGAGCCAGCTGCTGGACCAGATCACCATGATGCTGGGCGGACACGCCGCGGAAGAAGTCGGCCTGGGCGAGATCTATACCGGATCCTCCAGTGACCTGAAGCGGGCAACGGAGATCTGCCGGAAGATGGTCACCCAGTTCGGTATGAGCGACAATATCGGAACGATCTACCTGGGAAGTGACCAGGAAGTCTTCGTGGGTATGGAATTCGGCCAGAGCCGTGAATACAGCGAGGAGATCGCGGCCAAGATCGACCGCGAGGTTGCCGATATCCTGGCGAAGTGCTATGAAAAGGCGAAGAAAATCCTGACAGACCATAGCGACCGGCTTGAGACCCTGACCCAGGCACTCCTTGAGCAGGAAACCCTCAACCGCGCTGAGTTTGTTGAGCTGATGGAAACGGGTAAGATTCCGGAGGGAACGAAGGAAGACAAACCCAGGACCGCTGCCGAGATCATTGCCGAAAGCACTGAAGCACAGCAGGAAATCGCTGAAGAGGCGAAAAAGGACGAAATGACAGAAGCTGAGATCAGCACTGCAGAAACCACCGAAGACACAGCCACGGAAACTACAGAAGCCTGA
- a CDS encoding VanW family protein, with amino-acid sequence MAGRRTDRVNQTNGNQIPQRVEDAARTMMNNASSGPRRGYIPNAAGRQQIPQQQWQQIPPGYYNNAQNQQPPYGGYYAPQQPQQAYYQPQQPANGAQRGYVPVGGSTGKKPKTKKKGHKVLTVLACLVLIAALGTGGYFAITNHIRTQTINDKVTPYDGLFCPGVYVDGIHLGGMTPEQAENSVISQIRQQHDNWKVQLTYNGEVLGEINADMLGFSVDTATVLTNAWAQGHTGTAEQRYDAMLRLEQEPYEDYTAKPEGNTQVIDQKLAEIKEKIDTPARDATMTFDPSQSYPFLFEEEVYGRVLDTAPLKEQLYHMVSTMETGSVEIQPEPIEPMVKVNDLRSTCALRAEATTKIDHHSTDERNKNIARAFEFINGTVLKPGDTFSFNKVVGERSLARGFYEAIEYVSGEHVTGVGGGACQASTTVYQAALKAGLNVTKRYFHNDKVSYADYGLDATVYWDRKDLVFKNNTSGNIYITAVVEKDPDGKKKSSLRTRVDIYGMYRGDVRYELQSEIAETIINTQKPKYKKDTNGEYTSYKDEQVTVVEARDGMKVNVYLVEYTGAFLTDRKLLYTDTYEPQPEVIYVGTKNR; translated from the coding sequence ATGGCCGGACGCAGGACAGACCGCGTAAACCAGACAAACGGAAACCAGATTCCGCAGCGGGTGGAAGACGCTGCCAGGACCATGATGAATAACGCATCCTCCGGTCCGCGGCGCGGGTATATCCCGAACGCCGCAGGAAGACAGCAGATCCCTCAGCAGCAATGGCAGCAGATTCCGCCGGGATACTACAACAATGCGCAGAACCAGCAGCCTCCCTATGGGGGATACTATGCACCGCAGCAGCCGCAGCAGGCATACTACCAGCCGCAGCAACCGGCCAACGGCGCCCAGCGGGGATATGTGCCGGTTGGCGGTAGTACCGGCAAAAAGCCAAAGACTAAGAAAAAAGGCCATAAGGTGCTGACGGTACTGGCCTGCCTGGTGCTGATCGCCGCCCTGGGAACAGGCGGATATTTCGCCATCACCAACCATATCCGTACACAGACTATCAACGATAAGGTAACGCCCTATGACGGACTGTTCTGCCCGGGCGTCTATGTGGACGGGATCCACCTGGGCGGCATGACGCCGGAGCAGGCGGAAAATTCCGTGATATCCCAGATCAGGCAGCAGCATGACAACTGGAAGGTTCAGCTGACCTACAACGGAGAAGTGCTGGGTGAGATCAACGCGGATATGCTTGGTTTTTCCGTTGATACAGCCACTGTGCTGACCAACGCCTGGGCGCAGGGTCATACCGGTACAGCTGAACAGCGTTATGACGCCATGCTCCGGCTGGAACAGGAACCGTATGAGGATTATACGGCCAAGCCGGAAGGGAATACACAGGTGATCGACCAGAAGCTGGCGGAGATCAAGGAAAAAATCGATACTCCGGCCAGGGACGCGACGATGACCTTTGACCCGTCACAGAGCTATCCGTTTCTGTTTGAAGAGGAAGTGTACGGCAGGGTACTTGATACAGCGCCGCTGAAGGAGCAGCTGTATCATATGGTTTCCACCATGGAGACAGGATCGGTGGAGATTCAACCTGAACCCATTGAACCGATGGTGAAGGTTAACGACCTGAGGAGCACCTGCGCGCTGCGGGCCGAAGCAACCACGAAGATCGACCATCATTCAACCGATGAGCGGAATAAAAATATTGCCCGGGCGTTTGAATTCATCAACGGCACGGTGCTTAAACCCGGAGACACCTTCAGTTTTAACAAGGTGGTAGGCGAGCGTTCGCTGGCCCGCGGTTTTTATGAAGCGATTGAATACGTATCCGGCGAACATGTGACCGGCGTCGGCGGCGGAGCCTGCCAGGCCAGCACCACCGTTTACCAGGCAGCGCTGAAGGCGGGCCTGAACGTAACAAAACGGTACTTCCACAACGATAAGGTTTCCTACGCGGATTACGGACTGGACGCCACCGTGTACTGGGACCGGAAGGACCTGGTTTTCAAGAACAACACGAGCGGCAACATCTATATTACCGCCGTGGTGGAAAAGGATCCGGACGGCAAGAAAAAGAGCAGCCTGCGCACCCGGGTGGATATCTACGGAATGTACCGGGGCGACGTGCGGTATGAACTGCAGTCCGAGATAGCCGAAACGATCATCAACACCCAGAAACCCAAATACAAGAAAGACACCAACGGCGAGTACACCAGCTATAAGGACGAACAGGTGACGGTTGTGGAAGCCAGGGACGGTATGAAAGTGAATGTGTACCTGGTGGAATACACCGGCGCGTTCCTGACAGACAGGAAACTGCTTTACACAGACACTTACGAACCGCAGCCCGAAGTGATCTACGTGGGTACCAAGAACAGATAA
- the hpt gene encoding hypoxanthine phosphoribosyltransferase, producing MEQNAKIYEDLEKILVTREEIAEKVRELGRRITADYAGKEPVLVCILKGAVLFFSDLIREIDLPLTADFMAISSYGSATKTSGVVRVLKDLDKDIVGKDVIIVEDIVDTGVTLNYLKSMLAHRGAASIRIAALLDKTARRTVKDLKVDYVCFDIPDAFVVGYGLDYDQTYRNLPDIGVLSPRIYGE from the coding sequence ATGGAACAGAACGCCAAAATCTACGAAGACCTTGAGAAAATCCTTGTAACCAGGGAAGAAATTGCTGAAAAAGTCAGGGAGCTTGGCCGCAGGATCACCGCGGACTACGCCGGAAAAGAACCGGTGCTGGTCTGCATCCTGAAAGGCGCGGTACTTTTCTTCTCGGATCTGATCCGGGAGATCGACCTTCCGCTGACAGCTGATTTCATGGCGATCTCCAGCTACGGAAGCGCCACCAAAACCAGCGGCGTTGTCCGCGTGCTGAAGGACCTGGACAAGGATATCGTCGGCAAGGACGTTATTATAGTGGAAGATATCGTTGATACCGGCGTGACGCTGAATTACCTGAAGAGCATGCTGGCTCACCGGGGCGCCGCCTCCATCCGGATCGCGGCCCTGCTGGACAAAACAGCCCGCAGGACAGTCAAGGACCTGAAGGTGGATTATGTGTGCTTTGACATCCCGGATGCCTTTGTGGTAGGCTACGGGCTGGATTATGACCAGACCTACCGGAACCTGCCGGATATCGGCGTTTTATCCCCGAGAATCTACGGAGAATAA
- the tilS gene encoding tRNA lysidine(34) synthetase TilS, with amino-acid sequence MHKACEKLRLQIRQVHEGRYLLGLSGGADSTMLLTLLAPDAREGRIRLEAVHVNHGLRGAESDEDERFCRELCEREAVPFTAYRAELDGRKDEASARTARFAFFRERYLETGADALILAHNADDQAETFLMRLLRGAGPEGLECMRNDEITDGIRILRPMLGIRRDEIREALRTDSLSWREDSTNGQDVYLRNRIRKELVPAMERIAENAVEKICRTAGQIADDNDTLYERTEKLIREHCSGSTLEAAAIATEPAGMRKRVLRKWWTMNGPRLKEHALSATQTDELDRLLISHKGKINLPGNRHAVRTGRYLFLTGNEEKKPDPVSFCTPETAFGSFRLTVTPSEGRPGNGKTTQEVPEDFCDGCVIRTRKDGDRIRPFGSAGHKKLQDFLTDRKIEEPFRDRIPLLCRGDEVLLVCGVGAGDIPGWNPDDHPVRLTWHGDMPWAEKTGE; translated from the coding sequence ATGCACAAAGCCTGCGAAAAGCTGCGCCTTCAGATCAGACAGGTCCATGAAGGCCGGTACCTGCTCGGACTTTCAGGCGGAGCCGACAGCACAATGCTGCTGACACTGCTGGCACCTGACGCAAGGGAAGGCAGGATCAGGCTTGAGGCAGTCCATGTGAACCACGGACTGCGGGGTGCGGAATCTGATGAGGATGAACGGTTCTGCCGTGAACTGTGCGAAAGGGAAGCCGTTCCCTTTACCGCATACAGGGCGGAACTGGACGGACGGAAAGATGAAGCTTCCGCCCGGACGGCACGATTTGCCTTTTTCCGGGAACGATACCTGGAAACCGGCGCGGACGCGCTGATCCTGGCTCACAATGCTGATGACCAGGCGGAAACCTTCCTGATGAGACTTCTGCGGGGAGCCGGTCCCGAAGGGCTGGAATGCATGCGGAACGATGAGATCACGGACGGGATCCGGATCCTTCGGCCGATGCTTGGAATCCGCAGGGATGAAATCCGTGAGGCCCTCAGGACAGACAGCCTTTCCTGGCGGGAAGACTCCACCAATGGACAGGACGTTTACCTGCGCAACCGGATCCGCAAGGAACTGGTTCCCGCGATGGAACGGATTGCTGAAAACGCTGTGGAAAAGATCTGCCGCACCGCCGGACAGATCGCGGATGATAACGATACGCTGTATGAGCGGACGGAAAAACTGATCCGGGAGCATTGCAGCGGCAGTACACTGGAAGCCGCAGCGATCGCGACGGAACCGGCCGGCATGCGGAAACGGGTGCTGCGAAAATGGTGGACCATGAACGGTCCCAGACTGAAGGAACATGCCCTGAGCGCCACACAGACCGATGAGCTGGACAGGCTCCTGATCAGTCATAAAGGAAAGATCAACCTGCCGGGCAACCGGCACGCCGTACGGACAGGCAGGTACCTGTTCCTTACGGGAAATGAAGAAAAAAAGCCTGATCCGGTTTCCTTCTGCACACCGGAGACGGCTTTTGGTTCTTTCCGGCTTACGGTAACCCCGTCAGAAGGCAGACCCGGAAACGGTAAGACAACGCAGGAAGTTCCGGAAGATTTCTGCGACGGATGTGTGATCCGGACCCGGAAAGACGGAGACAGAATCCGGCCTTTCGGATCCGCCGGACACAAAAAGCTCCAGGACTTCCTGACGGACAGGAAGATTGAGGAGCCATTCCGGGACAGGATCCCGCTTCTCTGCCGCGGCGATGAGGTACTGCTGGTATGCGGCGTAGGCGCGGGAGATATACCAGGATGGAATCCGGATGATCATCCGGTGAGACTGACCTGGCACGGCGATATGCCCTGGGCAGAAAAGACAGGAGAGTAA